From a single Natronorubrum tibetense GA33 genomic region:
- a CDS encoding thiolase family protein, producing MADTTPVIVSAVRTAQGREDGALSEFRSEDMSIPLVNEMLAETGLSGDDIDDLMWGCAQQRDEQRANIARQIALFSDLGEGVPATTIDRQCASSAQAIISAADSIAAGRQQAVFAGGVESMSRVKMGSAESGSMHPKLDEEYGMRNLQMGMTAEKVAEKYGVSREEQDEYGARSQQRAVEATEEGTFDDEIVPLETADGIHDEDEGLRPGTTPEKLAELPAVFKEDGTVTPGNASQIADGAAGLLLTSREFADENDLEVLAEVGTSYVAGVDPTEMGVGPVPATEGLLERAGREIDDYGLVEINEAFASQTIYSQRELGIPDDQLNVNGGAIAIGHPLGASGARLPVTLVHEMNREGVERGIATECVGFGQGAAIEFELP from the coding sequence ATGGCAGACACCACACCGGTAATCGTTAGTGCGGTCCGAACGGCACAGGGAAGAGAAGACGGCGCGTTGTCCGAATTCCGGAGCGAGGACATGTCCATCCCGCTGGTCAACGAGATGCTCGCGGAGACCGGCCTCTCCGGGGACGATATCGACGACCTGATGTGGGGCTGTGCCCAGCAGCGCGACGAACAGCGAGCGAACATCGCCCGGCAGATCGCCCTCTTCTCCGACCTCGGCGAGGGGGTTCCCGCGACCACCATCGATCGACAGTGTGCATCCTCAGCACAGGCGATCATCAGCGCTGCGGACTCGATCGCCGCGGGCCGACAGCAGGCGGTGTTCGCGGGCGGCGTCGAGAGCATGAGCCGCGTGAAGATGGGCTCGGCCGAGAGCGGGAGCATGCACCCGAAACTCGACGAGGAGTACGGCATGCGCAACCTCCAGATGGGGATGACCGCGGAAAAGGTCGCCGAGAAGTACGGCGTCTCCCGTGAGGAACAGGACGAGTACGGCGCGCGCAGCCAGCAGCGCGCCGTCGAAGCCACCGAGGAAGGAACGTTCGACGACGAGATCGTCCCCCTCGAGACGGCGGACGGAATCCACGACGAGGACGAGGGCCTGCGTCCCGGAACAACTCCCGAGAAACTCGCCGAGTTGCCGGCCGTCTTCAAAGAGGACGGCACCGTCACACCAGGTAACGCCTCCCAGATCGCCGACGGTGCAGCGGGTCTCCTGCTCACCAGCCGCGAGTTTGCCGACGAGAACGACCTCGAAGTTCTCGCCGAAGTCGGCACCAGCTACGTCGCCGGCGTCGACCCGACCGAGATGGGCGTTGGACCCGTTCCGGCCACCGAGGGGCTGCTCGAGCGCGCCGGCCGGGAGATCGACGACTACGGGCTCGTCGAGATCAACGAGGCTTTCGCGAGCCAGACGATCTACTCCCAGCGGGAACTGGGGATTCCGGACGACCAGCTGAACGTCAACGGCGGTGCCATCGCCATCGGCCACCCGCTGGGTGCCTCCGGCGCGCGCCTGCCGGTCACGCTCGTCCACGAGATGAACCGCGAGGGCGTCGAGCGCGGCATCGCGACCGAGTGCGTCGGCT
- the aroA gene encoding 3-phosphoshikimate 1-carboxyvinyltransferase produces the protein MNVSITPSSVEGVARAPPSKSYTHRAILAAGYAEQATVRDGLWSADTQATARAVDLFGGDVQRREDGTLEIDGFDGRPDVPADVIDCDNSGTTMRLVTAAAALADGSSVLTGDESLRTRPQGPLLEAIADLGAEAFSTRGNGQAPLVVTGPLSGSTVSIPGDVSSQYITALLMAGAVTDEGIEIDLETDLKSAPYVDITLEVLADFGVDARQTEDGFAVDGGQSYEPVGGEYAVPGDFSSISYPLAAGAIAGADGGSVRIEGANPSAQGDTAIVDIVDRMGADVEWDREAGTIDVSSAPLSGIEVDVEDTPDLLPTIATLGAVADGDTHITNAEHVRFKETDRVSAMAEELGKMGVETTEERDSLTIHGDDSDLVGATVSGRRDHRIIMSLALAGLVADGETTVEGADHVDVSFPGFFGLLEDLGVALEQLE, from the coding sequence ATGAACGTCAGTATCACGCCCTCGAGCGTCGAGGGAGTCGCGCGGGCACCGCCGTCGAAGAGCTACACGCACCGGGCGATCCTCGCCGCGGGCTACGCGGAGCAAGCGACCGTTCGAGACGGCCTCTGGAGCGCGGACACGCAGGCGACCGCTCGCGCCGTCGACCTGTTCGGCGGCGACGTGCAGCGACGCGAGGACGGGACCCTCGAGATCGACGGCTTCGACGGCCGGCCCGACGTGCCCGCGGACGTCATCGACTGCGACAACAGCGGAACGACGATGCGTCTCGTGACCGCCGCGGCAGCGCTCGCGGACGGCTCCTCGGTACTCACCGGAGACGAATCGCTGCGCACGCGCCCGCAGGGACCGCTGCTCGAGGCGATTGCGGACCTCGGCGCTGAGGCGTTCAGCACTCGGGGCAACGGGCAGGCACCGCTGGTCGTCACCGGCCCGCTGTCGGGCAGTACGGTCTCCATTCCGGGCGACGTCTCCTCGCAGTACATCACCGCGCTCCTGATGGCCGGTGCGGTCACCGACGAGGGGATCGAGATCGACCTCGAGACCGACCTCAAGTCCGCACCGTACGTCGACATCACGCTCGAGGTGCTCGCCGACTTCGGCGTCGACGCGCGCCAGACCGAGGACGGCTTTGCGGTCGACGGCGGGCAGTCCTACGAGCCGGTCGGCGGCGAGTACGCCGTTCCGGGCGATTTCTCGTCGATCTCGTACCCGCTCGCGGCGGGTGCTATCGCCGGCGCGGACGGCGGAAGCGTGCGAATCGAGGGCGCGAACCCGAGTGCGCAAGGCGACACGGCCATCGTCGATATCGTCGACCGAATGGGAGCCGACGTCGAGTGGGACCGCGAGGCGGGAACGATCGACGTCTCGAGCGCCCCGCTCTCGGGTATCGAGGTGGACGTCGAGGACACGCCCGACCTGCTGCCGACCATCGCCACACTCGGGGCCGTCGCCGACGGCGACACCCACATTACGAACGCCGAGCACGTCCGATTCAAGGAGACTGACCGCGTCAGCGCGATGGCCGAGGAGTTGGGCAAGATGGGCGTCGAGACGACCGAAGAGCGCGACTCCCTGACGATTCACGGCGACGACTCCGATCTCGTGGGGGCGACGGTCTCCGGCCGTCGCGACCACCGGATCATCATGTCGCTCGCGCTCGCCGGACTGGTCGCCGACGGCGAGACGACCGTCGAGGGGGCCGACCACGTCGACGTCTCGTTTCCCGGCTTCTTCGGACTGCTCGAGGATCTCGGCGTCGCGCTCGAGCAACTCGAGTAA
- a CDS encoding M24 family metallopeptidase, which yields MDIDVDLSSLRESLEANGADGYLIDDDASDSDQRYVSGFTAPDPYQTLVTSEGVHLLVSGLEYGRASKESSADSVTRRADYDYQQLVAEHGPYEAKSRLLEAFLDDHDIDSLAVPRNFPTGTADGLRARGLEVTVEPEGIVEEIRATKNEWELAQIDATQDANEAAMATAEELIATADIADDGTLVHDGEALTSERVKEEIEITLLRHGCGLDDTIVACGADGADPHNRGSGPLEADELIVVDIFPRDKETGYFADMTRTFARGDPGEEARRRYEVTEEAYEAALEAVEAGVTGAEVHDIACDVIEDAGYETLRSDPSTETGFIHSTGHGVGLDIHEQPSVSPSGGELEAGHVISIEPGIYDPEVGGVRIEDLVVVTEDGYENLTDYRVGFEPKNE from the coding sequence ATGGATATCGACGTCGACCTCTCCTCGCTGCGAGAGTCGCTCGAGGCGAACGGAGCGGACGGCTACCTGATCGACGACGACGCGTCGGACTCCGACCAGCGGTACGTCTCCGGCTTCACCGCACCGGACCCCTACCAGACGCTCGTCACGTCCGAGGGCGTACACCTGCTCGTCTCGGGGCTCGAGTACGGCCGCGCGAGCAAGGAGTCGAGCGCCGATTCGGTGACGCGTCGAGCCGACTACGACTACCAGCAACTCGTCGCCGAACACGGCCCCTACGAAGCCAAGAGCCGACTGCTCGAGGCGTTTCTGGACGATCACGACATCGACTCGCTGGCCGTGCCCCGAAACTTCCCGACCGGAACCGCGGACGGGTTGCGAGCGCGCGGACTCGAGGTCACCGTCGAACCCGAGGGGATCGTCGAGGAGATTCGGGCGACAAAAAACGAGTGGGAACTCGCACAGATCGACGCGACCCAGGACGCCAACGAGGCGGCGATGGCGACTGCCGAGGAGTTGATCGCGACGGCCGATATCGCCGACGACGGCACGCTCGTCCACGACGGCGAGGCGCTTACGAGCGAACGGGTCAAAGAGGAGATCGAGATTACCCTGCTTCGCCACGGCTGCGGGCTCGACGATACCATCGTCGCCTGCGGTGCCGACGGCGCGGACCCGCACAATCGGGGCAGCGGCCCGCTCGAGGCGGACGAACTGATCGTGGTCGACATTTTCCCGCGGGACAAGGAGACGGGCTACTTCGCAGACATGACCCGTACCTTCGCTCGCGGCGACCCAGGCGAGGAGGCCCGGCGGCGGTACGAGGTCACCGAAGAGGCTTACGAGGCCGCCCTCGAGGCCGTCGAGGCCGGCGTTACGGGAGCCGAGGTCCACGACATCGCCTGCGACGTCATCGAGGACGCCGGCTACGAGACGCTCCGGAGCGATCCGAGCACCGAGACCGGCTTCATTCACAGCACGGGCCACGGCGTCGGACTGGACATCCACGAACAGCCGAGCGTCTCGCCGTCCGGCGGCGAACTCGAGGCCGGCCACGTAATTTCGATCGAACCCGGCATCTACGATCCCGAGGTGGGTGGAGTACGAATCGAGGACCTGGTGGTCGTTACCGAGGACGGCTACGAGAACCTGACCGACTATCGCGTGGGATTCGAGCCAAAAAACGAGTGA
- the gvpA gene encoding gas vesicle protein GvpA, which translates to MASPQRRPDSSSLAEVLDRILDKGVVIDIWARVSVVGIELLTIEARVVVASVDTFLHYAEEIAKIEQATAEGDLEELEVEQRAESSPKSAAE; encoded by the coding sequence ATGGCATCACCACAACGACGACCGGACTCCTCGAGTCTCGCCGAAGTGCTCGACCGCATTCTCGACAAGGGCGTCGTCATCGACATCTGGGCGCGCGTCTCCGTTGTCGGGATCGAGTTACTGACGATCGAAGCCCGCGTCGTCGTCGCTTCGGTCGACACCTTCCTCCACTACGCGGAGGAGATCGCGAAGATCGAACAGGCGACGGCGGAGGGCGACCTCGAAGAACTGGAGGTCGAACAGCGGGCGGAATCGTCGCCCAAGTCGGCGGCCGAGTGA
- a CDS encoding NAD(P)/FAD-dependent oxidoreductase, whose translation MTTIGIVGAGAAAAAAAYTLEKELDAPEITVLEKSRGLCGRAATRRRDDVIYDYGANYVKSDDERVVELLTETLDTEGLVDITDPVWTFDSAGEVSAGRDADEHKWTYETGLTQIAKRLFARTEATIHRETRVETLRRDDDDGSGIWRLEDADGNSWGPFDAIFLSPPAPQTAELLRTAAWDADIREELVDVIDDVSYRTIWTGVFHYPFELERPYYALVNTDKAHDVGWISREECKAGRVPDGESLLIVQASPGWSADRYDEEPAANLEALAELTAAIVDDERLLEPDWTDHQGWRYALPENGVDRDPLRRAEDAGLYCLGDWVAGEGRLHAALRSGLEVGERVPVDE comes from the coding sequence ATGACCACGATCGGAATCGTCGGTGCCGGTGCGGCGGCCGCAGCCGCGGCGTACACGCTCGAGAAGGAACTCGACGCGCCCGAGATCACGGTGCTCGAGAAGTCCCGCGGCCTCTGCGGGCGCGCGGCGACCCGCCGCCGGGACGACGTGATCTACGACTACGGCGCGAACTACGTCAAATCGGACGACGAGCGCGTCGTCGAATTGCTCACGGAGACGCTCGACACCGAGGGGCTGGTCGACATTACTGATCCCGTTTGGACCTTCGACAGCGCGGGTGAGGTGTCGGCGGGTCGGGACGCGGACGAGCACAAGTGGACCTACGAGACGGGGCTGACTCAGATCGCAAAGCGGCTCTTCGCCCGTACTGAGGCGACGATCCACCGCGAGACGCGCGTTGAGACACTGCGGCGGGACGACGACGATGGAAGTGGGATTTGGCGACTCGAGGATGCGGACGGGAACTCTTGGGGGCCGTTCGACGCGATTTTCCTGAGTCCTCCCGCGCCGCAGACGGCCGAGTTGCTGCGGACGGCGGCGTGGGACGCCGACATCCGCGAGGAACTCGTCGATGTCATCGACGACGTTTCGTATCGAACGATCTGGACGGGGGTCTTCCACTACCCGTTCGAACTCGAGCGACCCTACTACGCGCTGGTTAACACCGACAAGGCCCACGATGTCGGGTGGATCTCACGGGAAGAGTGCAAAGCCGGCCGCGTCCCCGACGGCGAGTCGCTGCTGATCGTACAGGCAAGTCCCGGGTGGTCCGCCGATCGGTACGACGAAGAGCCGGCGGCGAATCTCGAGGCACTCGCCGAGTTGACTGCGGCGATAGTCGACGACGAGCGCCTGCTCGAGCCCGATTGGACGGATCACCAGGGCTGGCGGTACGCGCTGCCGGAGAATGGCGTCGACCGGGACCCTCTTCGGCGCGCTGAGGACGCGGGCCTGTACTGTCTCGGCGACTGGGTCGCCGGCGAGGGACGGTTACACGCCGCGTTACGGAGTGGACTCGAGGTCGGCGAGCGGGTCCCGGTCGACGAATAA
- a CDS encoding GNAT family N-acetyltransferase, giving the protein MGAMERPAFSSDARKRLYEYVERNGTVKRHKLLDVVSLPSEEFREHLEGLKSDGYLQEEDGTLEIALEFGAVTEYETDDCTFLVRPGRQADFDGLIDTIRDVTAAETYVVAETIAEELLYEDAVTRHNSVKSRMFFVATVDGDVVGWTHLDLPQIEHAQGTAQQTIGVREAYRGNGIGTKLLARGVEWAEANGFRKVYNSVPITNERALEFLTVHGWDTEAIRRDHYEIDGECVDEVMMAYKL; this is encoded by the coding sequence ATGGGAGCGATGGAGCGACCGGCGTTTTCCTCGGACGCACGCAAACGGCTTTACGAATACGTCGAACGGAACGGGACCGTTAAGCGACACAAGTTACTGGACGTCGTGTCGCTCCCCTCCGAGGAGTTTCGGGAACACCTCGAGGGACTGAAGTCGGACGGCTATCTGCAAGAGGAGGACGGAACGCTCGAGATCGCCCTCGAGTTCGGCGCGGTCACGGAGTACGAGACCGACGACTGCACGTTTCTCGTCCGTCCCGGCAGACAGGCTGATTTTGACGGACTCATCGACACGATTCGGGACGTGACGGCGGCGGAGACGTACGTCGTCGCGGAGACCATCGCGGAGGAACTGCTCTACGAGGACGCCGTGACCAGACACAACAGCGTCAAGTCTCGGATGTTCTTCGTCGCGACGGTCGACGGCGACGTCGTCGGCTGGACCCACCTCGATCTGCCCCAGATCGAGCACGCACAGGGAACCGCCCAGCAGACGATCGGGGTCCGCGAGGCCTACCGGGGGAACGGCATCGGCACCAAACTGCTCGCCCGCGGGGTCGAGTGGGCCGAAGCCAACGGCTTCCGGAAGGTGTACAACAGCGTGCCGATCACCAACGAGCGCGCCCTCGAATTCCTCACCGTTCACGGCTGGGACACCGAGGCAATTCGGCGGGATCATTACGAAATCGACGGGGAGTGCGTCGACGAGGTGATGATGGCCTACAAATTGTAG
- a CDS encoding prephenate dehydrogenase/arogenate dehydrogenase family protein, whose protein sequence is MDVLIVGAGAMGTWFGRATDATVTFADVDADAAAAAAERVGSGAETTALEGTDSYDVVCIAVPMTHVVDAVADHAERAERAIVDISGVMGPSLEAMAEHAPGLERASLHPLFAPERAPGSIAVVREEAGPTVETLLETFDAGGNDLIETTATEHDDAMETVQATTHAAVLSFALAAESVPDGFETPIYEGLGTLVEQFTEGTPRVYADIQQTFDGADAVADAAAAVADADAEELESLYREAASQWQPESDADNAGGRTETADHGGAHDRTQTTDDTTTTK, encoded by the coding sequence ATGGACGTACTGATCGTCGGCGCGGGCGCGATGGGGACGTGGTTCGGCCGCGCCACGGACGCCACCGTGACGTTCGCCGACGTGGACGCCGACGCCGCGGCCGCGGCAGCCGAACGAGTGGGGAGCGGCGCCGAGACGACGGCACTCGAGGGAACGGACAGCTACGACGTCGTCTGCATCGCGGTGCCGATGACCCACGTCGTCGACGCGGTCGCCGACCACGCCGAGCGGGCCGAACGGGCGATCGTCGACATCTCGGGCGTGATGGGACCGTCGCTCGAGGCGATGGCCGAACACGCACCGGGGCTCGAGCGAGCGAGCCTCCACCCGCTGTTTGCGCCCGAACGGGCGCCCGGGTCGATCGCGGTCGTTCGCGAGGAGGCCGGACCGACGGTCGAGACGCTGCTCGAGACCTTCGACGCGGGCGGCAACGATCTCATCGAGACGACGGCGACCGAACACGACGACGCGATGGAGACGGTCCAGGCGACGACCCACGCCGCCGTCCTCTCCTTCGCCCTCGCCGCGGAATCGGTTCCTGACGGGTTCGAGACGCCGATCTACGAGGGGCTGGGAACCCTGGTCGAGCAGTTCACCGAGGGGACCCCTCGCGTCTACGCGGATATCCAACAGACGTTCGACGGTGCCGACGCCGTCGCCGACGCGGCCGCGGCCGTCGCCGACGCCGACGCCGAAGAACTCGAGTCGCTGTACCGCGAAGCCGCCAGCCAGTGGCAGCCCGAAAGCGACGCTGACAATGCAGGGGGTCGGACCGAGACGGCCGACCACGGCGGAGCGCACGACCGCACCCAGACGACCGACGATACGACCACCACCAAATGA
- a CDS encoding small ribosomal subunit Rsm22 family protein produces the protein MTDQREAVRSNAKYLRNVRPIDPDEICDYIDGSPHPAVVRQLLREEAPDLGLLEGDDGTFVPVDDEPVRPNRGPVERFPAAYERRLEDFLVDRYGVDWHEDATGELLRSTVRRFKARYLERQHVEYDDDVAAGYAIYHLPGYYAAVQYALDDLAESGLLGRNLRVLDIGAGVGGPALGLCDYLPDDALVDYHAIEPSAAADVLEELLEETGRNVHPTIHRTTVEAFDPSVIANGTDGETGGGDDGGATGFDPTAPDDGFDLVIAANVLSELEDPVAVTRSALELLAPDGTLLATSPADKNTSIQLREVERELEDERIWTPEQMGVGESESDGNVDGGDDDGESIDDAGRHGRVTVYGPTVRLWSGARPTDRGWSFDARPDLEVPSFQRKFDEATPEHDEEHAPGEFVNVDVQFSYSQLRLDGQRRMNVSLEASDWARMTDMDQHVTNRIDLVAAKLSRSLSGDDDDDYRDGSGRSNPLFKISDGSESIDHYAVLTGETSLNQPLLEADYGEICSFEQILALWNDDEGAYNLVVDEETIVDRIG, from the coding sequence ATGACCGACCAACGTGAGGCCGTCCGTTCGAACGCAAAGTATCTTCGTAACGTCAGACCGATCGATCCCGACGAAATCTGTGACTACATCGACGGGAGCCCCCACCCGGCAGTCGTCCGCCAACTCCTCCGAGAAGAGGCCCCTGACCTCGGACTGCTCGAGGGCGACGACGGCACCTTCGTTCCCGTCGACGACGAGCCGGTTCGACCGAACCGGGGTCCAGTCGAGCGGTTTCCCGCCGCCTACGAACGCCGACTCGAGGACTTCCTGGTCGATCGCTACGGCGTCGACTGGCACGAGGACGCCACCGGCGAACTCCTGCGATCGACGGTTCGACGGTTCAAAGCACGATACCTCGAGCGCCAGCACGTCGAGTACGACGACGACGTCGCGGCGGGCTACGCAATCTACCACCTGCCGGGCTACTACGCCGCGGTGCAGTACGCGCTCGACGACCTCGCTGAAAGCGGCCTACTAGGTCGCAATCTCCGCGTACTCGACATCGGCGCGGGCGTCGGCGGTCCCGCGCTGGGGCTCTGTGACTATCTGCCCGACGACGCCTTAGTTGACTATCACGCGATCGAACCCAGCGCAGCCGCAGACGTCCTCGAGGAACTGCTCGAGGAGACCGGGCGGAACGTCCACCCGACGATTCACCGAACGACGGTCGAGGCGTTCGATCCGAGCGTCATCGCGAACGGGACCGACGGCGAAACCGGCGGTGGCGACGACGGCGGCGCCACCGGCTTCGATCCGACGGCGCCCGACGACGGCTTCGACCTCGTGATCGCCGCGAACGTGCTGAGCGAACTCGAGGATCCGGTCGCCGTGACGCGCTCCGCACTCGAGTTGCTCGCTCCCGACGGAACGCTGCTCGCAACATCCCCAGCGGACAAGAACACGAGCATCCAGTTACGCGAGGTCGAGCGGGAACTCGAGGACGAGCGCATCTGGACGCCCGAGCAGATGGGGGTCGGCGAGAGCGAATCCGACGGGAATGTCGACGGCGGCGACGATGACGGCGAGAGCATCGACGACGCCGGCCGACACGGACGGGTCACCGTCTACGGACCCACCGTTCGGCTCTGGTCCGGCGCACGACCGACGGATCGCGGCTGGTCGTTCGACGCCAGACCCGATCTCGAGGTCCCATCTTTTCAGCGAAAGTTCGACGAGGCGACGCCCGAACACGACGAGGAACACGCACCGGGCGAGTTCGTCAACGTCGACGTCCAGTTCTCTTACTCGCAATTGCGCCTCGACGGGCAACGGCGGATGAACGTCTCGCTCGAGGCAAGCGACTGGGCGCGCATGACCGACATGGACCAACACGTGACGAACCGGATCGATCTCGTCGCGGCGAAACTCAGTCGATCGCTGAGCGGCGACGATGACGACGACTACAGGGACGGCTCAGGCCGCTCGAATCCGCTGTTTAAGATCAGCGACGGGAGCGAGTCTATCGACCACTATGCCGTCCTCACGGGTGAAACGTCGCTCAATCAACCATTACTCGAGGCCGACTACGGCGAGATCTGCTCGTTCGAACAGATCCTCGCGCTCTGGAACGACGACGAAGGCGCGTACAACCTGGTCGTCGACGAGGAGACGATCGTGGACCGTATCGGCTGA
- the surE gene encoding 5'/3'-nucleotidase SurE: MSDPLEILLTNDDGIHSTGIRALHDALAEHANVTVVAPATDQSACGRSMSHEVDVEERELGYAVYGTPADCVVAGLAELGPDPDIVVAGCNKGANLGEYVLGRSGTISAAVEAAFFDVPAIATSMYVPVSDTPLSEIDLSHEEYAEATRVTSYLVDNALEAGVFDHAGYLNINVPVADGDPAPIEITRPSKRYEMDAERNGTRIHMRDRIWEQMDPETLPDADGTDRRAVVEGRISVSPLTAPHSTNHHDALSALAEAYLETGNVTDRQSVDI; the protein is encoded by the coding sequence ATGAGCGACCCTCTCGAGATCCTGTTGACGAACGACGACGGGATCCACAGTACAGGTATCAGGGCACTACACGACGCCCTCGCCGAGCACGCCAACGTGACCGTCGTCGCTCCGGCGACCGACCAGAGCGCCTGCGGCCGCTCGATGTCACACGAAGTCGATGTCGAAGAGCGCGAGTTGGGATACGCCGTCTACGGCACCCCCGCCGATTGCGTCGTCGCCGGGCTGGCCGAACTCGGCCCCGACCCCGACATCGTCGTCGCGGGCTGTAACAAGGGTGCGAACTTAGGCGAGTACGTCCTCGGCCGCTCGGGGACGATCAGCGCCGCGGTCGAGGCCGCCTTCTTCGACGTCCCCGCCATCGCGACGTCGATGTACGTCCCGGTCTCGGACACGCCGCTGTCCGAAATCGACCTCAGTCACGAGGAGTACGCCGAAGCGACCCGCGTGACGTCGTATCTGGTCGACAACGCGCTCGAAGCCGGCGTCTTCGACCACGCCGGGTATCTCAATATCAACGTTCCGGTGGCCGACGGCGATCCCGCACCGATCGAAATCACCAGGCCCTCGAAACGCTACGAGATGGACGCCGAGCGCAACGGCACGCGCATCCACATGCGAGACCGCATCTGGGAGCAAATGGACCCCGAAACGCTTCCCGATGCCGACGGAACGGACCGACGAGCCGTCGTCGAGGGACGAATCAGTGTCTCGCCGCTCACCGCGCCGCACTCGACGAACCATCACGACGCGCTCAGCGCGCTCGCGGAGGCGTATCTCGAGACTGGAAACGTAACGGATCGACAATCTGTCGATATATAG
- a CDS encoding SelT/SelW/SelH family protein: MTSVEIKYCVPCGFLERAEDLQHALLSTFGEQLEAVTLVTGANGVFAVRVDDEPVFEKHEETYDVDEIVRRVRDRL; encoded by the coding sequence ATGACGAGCGTCGAGATCAAGTACTGCGTCCCCTGTGGTTTCCTCGAGCGGGCCGAGGACCTCCAGCACGCGCTTCTGTCGACGTTCGGCGAGCAACTCGAGGCGGTGACGCTTGTGACGGGCGCGAACGGGGTCTTCGCAGTCCGTGTCGACGACGAACCGGTTTTCGAAAAGCACGAGGAGACGTACGACGTCGACGAAATCGTTCGTCGGGTGCGTGATCGACTATGA
- a CDS encoding helix-turn-helix transcriptional regulator, producing MVFNTLWTRLSSLWSTDSTGETADGDAAADESAETEDETLSYAEEIEYGVDERDLPDEDKILRLLVKRGGRVDRSTVRNETGWTDDHLEDVINSMEDDGQVSAITVGRKRVICRRGFEPKGYRSHLNE from the coding sequence ATGGTATTCAATACACTCTGGACTCGCCTCTCGTCGCTCTGGTCGACCGATTCGACCGGCGAGACGGCGGACGGTGACGCTGCGGCAGACGAATCGGCTGAGACGGAGGACGAAACACTGAGTTACGCCGAAGAGATCGAGTACGGTGTCGACGAACGTGATCTTCCCGACGAGGATAAGATTCTCAGACTGCTCGTCAAACGCGGCGGTCGCGTCGATCGGTCGACGGTCCGCAACGAGACCGGCTGGACTGACGACCACCTCGAGGACGTAATCAACAGCATGGAAGACGACGGCCAGGTCAGCGCGATTACCGTCGGCCGCAAGCGAGTTATCTGTCGGCGAGGATTCGAACCGAAAGGCTATCGCTCGCATCTCAACGAGTAG
- a CDS encoding DUF1328 family protein, translated as MLELALLFFVIAIIAGALGAGGVAGMSMSIAKWLVLIFLVLAIVSLLL; from the coding sequence ATGTTAGAACTCGCACTGTTGTTCTTCGTAATCGCGATCATCGCCGGTGCGCTCGGCGCGGGCGGCGTCGCAGGCATGTCCATGTCCATCGCAAAGTGGCTCGTGTTGATTTTCCTCGTGCTCGCGATCGTCTCGCTATTGCTGTGA
- a CDS encoding HalOD1 output domain-containing protein: MDSQRDAIIVDVVEALAEADRLELEEVEYTLYEYINPMVLTELATHDTGTWTFRFDIADHEVTVTSDGRLFVDGVLCRDDLLVDRSSTCTHR, encoded by the coding sequence ATGGACTCACAACGGGATGCGATTATCGTCGACGTCGTCGAGGCGTTGGCTGAAGCCGACCGACTCGAGTTAGAGGAGGTCGAGTACACCCTCTACGAGTACATCAATCCGATGGTCCTGACGGAGTTAGCCACTCACGATACGGGCACGTGGACGTTCCGGTTCGACATCGCCGACCACGAGGTGACGGTAACGAGCGACGGTCGGTTGTTCGTCGACGGTGTCCTCTGTCGCGACGACCTGCTGGTGGATCGGTCGTCGACCTGTACCCACAGGTAA